Sequence from the Ziziphus jujuba cultivar Dongzao chromosome 9, ASM3175591v1 genome:
GAGAAGCACCAGTTTATCCTCAAGGATCCCCGGTTGTTCATTCCCTGAGAATGGAATTTAGACAAATGGGTCTTGTATTTGTTGAGAACAAGCCCTATCgcataaaaaatttatgttacCTTTGGCATGTCAACAGAGTAGGCGATATCCTCAACAGTGATGAAATGCGGTTCGAATGGAAGGATCATTTCAGTGTTCCTGTTATAATTGATCTGAGCAATATAGCTTTAACAGATGAAAGCCTGGAAAGACTACTTCgaatcttaattttttgatctcaACTCCCAACTACTTTCGGCTCTGTAAATGTGACCTAATGTAATGGCTTTCAGGTGTGGTACCTTACATATGGAGTTATTGAATTCTAATCGATAGGTAGAGAGTGGAGATCAAGAAATAAAGATTGGAAATAGTCCCTCCAGATCCTCATCTGTTAGGACTGAAGATATTGCTGAGAACACATACTCCGTTGACATGCCACAGGAAACATAAAAGTGATAAAGCTTGTTTTTCAACTTTCAGATTTGACTAGTGTTAAAATACAAGACCCATTTGTCTAGGTTCCATTTTCAGGGAATGGAAAACCAGGGTATCCATGAGGATAAACTGGTGCTTCTCATGGGTGTGAGTGGTGCTTTCAGACAAGGTGTTCTCACAGCTTTGATGGGTATAAGTGGTGCTGGTAAGTGGCCCGTAGAACCAGCGAACGTTTGCTTAAAATCACCGCGAACAAGATGACTTCCATTGTTGACTCTCCTCATGTTACTGCATCTTTTATCATCTTGTGAAAAGGCTTGTAACCGACTAGCACATGGTCTTTGTATGCTCACTTCAAACCTACGACAGCGACGCAGACCGAGTAtggttttttctccttctttttatttatttatttattttcatttctccAAAATGGATATTATTCCTTGGTTCTATAATCTCTATATGATAAAAATGGGAATGGCTATTCACCTGCTCTCTTTAGTCTCGATGAAATTGTTGAAGGGTGGGTGATTTTCACATTTCTAGCCATTTTTTTCTCTACCAActtccaattctttttttttaattctttctttcttcttcccttttcttttttttttttttaattattttaatgcagtcctatttacccaaaaaaaaaaaagaaaaaaaagaaaacttaagtataataaaaattgagCATGAAATTTGGCTTAAAATAGAATTTGAATCcatgtatatttataattgtCATTTTAAATGAATCCAATAACTCCCAATGATATATTTCTAGCAAAATCTGTgtgtaaaattaatatattataaaataattgcgTTTAGTGAAATAGAGAGAGGAATCAATCAAAGACTAGCCATATGCTGAAGTTAAAGAAAAAACtgatttttaaatcattttttgtgttcaaattttttaagcttttttcaTACTTGGGCTCTTAATGCCTTTTCgccccaaaaaatatttttaaaaaaaaaaaaaaaagtgaagattCTTAATGCCTATTGCACTTTCATATtacaaattcaaaattgaacaactatttatcttatacttcttcatatattataaaaatactgCAGAATatacatgtttaaaaataaatagaagaagaataagattaAGAACAAAACGAAACGAAACAAAACAATATCTGAGGCTAAAAATATGTAACAACTGATCAGAAAGAGAACTTTTCATAGAATGTTTATTAAGTTATCGACATTTACAAAACTTTCAAACAAGATTTTTGACAGGCCCAATTATCATAATTCCCCATTATAAAGATTGGGATCATGATCCTTTGTGCGGGCAGTACAAGGAAATTAGTAATTGTGACTATAGCATTATGTTACAAAACTGTTGCGCAAGCCTTAGCTGCACAGCTGTTCATAGTTAACAGCTCCAAAACCATTCGCTTGACAAAAACTTTGTTGACAATTCCATCACCAACAACATAAGCCACTACCATGTAACTCAAGCTAGATTCATCTGCAACTTCACAGCTTGGATCAAATTATGAATTCCCATCCTCAAAGCTTGACAAACGGTTGTCCGAGAGAACGGTGAACATTTGAGTATCCACAAAAAGCTGCAATGACAAAATGAGAAATGCATGGGCAATGATTTGAAATCAAAAGATGAAAGTCGGAATAAAAAGATACTGCATAATCATATTtgttaaaacttttaaaatattcattatttCAAATGTTTGATGTTGCgagttaataaataaaagtcagCCTGCACTTCAAAATGTTTAAACAGAGAGGATaggacaagaaaaataaaaaagtgttaAGTTACCTTGATAAATGGCCGGTCCCTACTAGAAAAGGAATCAATAAAGCTATCTTTGAGAAGTAAAGAAACCTGAAAAAATAGCCAAAAATTTGTATGTGAAAATATGATAAGCTAGCCCATCTAAGGTATTTATAATGCCTTCTTATTCAAAACTTAGGAAAactaaagtataaaaatattatctatacCCTGTCATTGTTAGATTGTACACTTGTTATTGTATGAAGCCTTAGATCTGCACAAAGTGACTCCAAGTACCACCTCATGACTTTTAGAAACTGGGCTGCAGCATCAGCCtgcaaattaattcaaaatactAGTGATTTGATTGAAGCATTAAGCATGAGAAGCAGCATATCTTCATAAAAGAGCAGCAAGCATCCAAAGCTAagtaaatcaattaaaaagtaaaaaaacaaaaaaataaaataaaaatttacatagATGCATGGAAAGACAGATCAGACAGTTATGGGGTTTAGTCTTAAGAAGAATGCAATGGTCTCTTGAAGTTTTTTATTGACCTGCTCACAGAATTACCATAAAGGTATATCAGAGAACAAAAAGGTTCCCTTAGGATTCTTAACAATGAAAAACCTCTGGTAAGCATCACCCTTGCtgattttactctttttttttttttttttttttttttgcggggacttacaaattattttcctttttttttttaatttaaatttttatcaaggGACATGTATTAGTTACAATGTATCTTCATGCTTGATGAATGTGAAATTCCTAACTGTTAAAAAGCAGAATCATCAAGCATGTAAGTACAACAGTAAAAACCTGCATTTCGTTACACCTATATACAGGATGCCTCGTAGCAATGGAACTTTCATGTGACAATCTATCATGGATGGGCGATAGCTTAGAGACAAGCTCCTTATATCGTGGAAGTGTTGGCAAGTGACACATTTTCACCTGCTTGAACATAAATTTCacagttaaaataataaaaaaagggggaaagtTGAAGCAATGAATTATATAATTGCATGAAGTATCTTCAAGAGTTATTGTACATTTCATAgtgtcaattttaaaaaatgctaGTATATGACACAGTAATTATCAAACAAGCACAATGTAAGGCAGGAAAAACAGCTTATAATTATCCTTTCTTAATGGAAAAAAGAGACCGGCCAAGTAATAGACACTCAACTAAGAAAAAGCTATAAGCTATGAAGATTCTAAAGTTTTCAGTAGATTTAGAAGGATCATGTTTTAGCACTGAATTCAAATTTAAGCATGAAAAAATTCTAAAGGACATCCACTAAAGTGGCCTTAAGATCTTTTAGTTTTCCATAAACGAAATTGAAAACAAACCTGGTCCTTGGTCACATTGGCAAGAACAAGATTAGAAGTTTTAATCTTCAAATCTGCAGGTTTATGTTGCAGTCCAACCTGCAAAGACGAAGGCATTAGGGCTGGCTATGAAACACTGTTACAATTTCTTGAGGCATGTAGAACTGAAGGAGTCAATGTGAGTTCTATGAATTCTCTAACATATAGGATAAAGCCTGTGGTAGAAAATAAATTTCGAATATCCTTATTAATAGAACAACTAAGAAACTACTAGGACATAATGACCCTCATAAATCCACACATCACTTGATGAGTTAGACTCATAATATTAGATGCTATGCATAGCTTAAATAAACTGCAGCAGAATGTGATCCAACGAGAAAGATATTAAACACGATATAAATTTCTTATTTCTAAATCATCAAAATAAAGAGTGGCAACCAGATTTCACATAACATGCTAGTTGTAGGTTAATCTTGGAAAATATCCTAGCAAAATGAGCAAGAACCTTTTATCGAGTATCAAACTTCAACTAACAAATTAGCATAGTTTCAGTATCCCATTAAAGGACCCgataagaaatgaaaaatatgtGGAGCGGTAGTCTTGAAAGAAAGTAAACCAAGTGAAATTTTGTATAATGCCATGCAATTTAGCAAGAATACAACTTGAAAGTGGAAGAAAACTCACAATAAAGGGAACTGGGGCATCAAGAAAATCAAGCATCCGTCCAggtagtacctaagaaagattaAAAGACTCTAAATCAGTTTAGTGTAAAATGTATGCTTACCAAAGGAAAGTAGGgtatacaataataaatttaaaaaaaaaaaatgaagtaataatttttttttgggtaaaggatgcaaaatctcataaatttcaaaatcctacgcacaaaaaaaaaaaaaaaaaaaaaaaaaaaactatatatatatatatatataaatatacataaaagtatacatatatatatatatacatcaaagTTTTCCTTCATTTCATCacactactatacaatatacatGCCTCCCTTTGCAGAAAGGAAAACACCTTATGTACTTTTGGGACCAAAAGTGCAAAAGCAAAACATTAATCTTCAAAAGCATTTTAGAAAGTGATCAACCATATGTTATAACAATTATTAGATTAATCCAATAGTTTTATGAGCTATATATCTTCAAACTCAGACCAGTTTTACATGAATGCCATCGAACTTACAGGAAGCATTAAGCTCTGCCATTGAAATGGAACAATCATAGGAATAAAAGATAATACAGTAGCTGATAGCACACCCTGCATTGGTTGAAGTGTCAAATGGTCAAACTCTgcaaataaataagcaaaaatatataaacaaattactGATCTCAGGGTTTTTCTTGAgtaattttaagaaaaagacCAACTTACCAGATTTGGGCACAATATTACCACCTGTTTTTCCAGTAACACTCCCGCAACCAATGCCAAAACCTGCGAGAACTGCTTATCAATCTCTAAGACAAAATATCAACAAGCATAGAGTCATTTGACATAGCTCACTATGGTATCATAACCATTTAAACATAGCAAGAAACTAGCCAAGAAAATTGAGCTAACACTTTCAAGGGAGAGAACCCGGCAAATAGTTGCCGTTGTCCAAATCGATAATGCAAGAGCTTCCTCAGCAGCAGCCAACCTAGCATTGATTTTCTGTCAAGTTATAAAGATGAGTGACCATAATTATCAAGGAGCATAAGCCTATGGATTATCATTAACAGAAGACATACCTCAGGTAGCTCAAATGAATCTGAATATTTAGCATAAAGTCCAAGAACAGAGATTGGAGGTCGCCTGTATTCGATAGACTGTAAATGTTCAAGAGGTTGAAAAACTAATTCGCTTCCTTGTCGAGGAAGAGGCAAAGCATGATATCCACAAACGATCTGTAACAAGTCGTTTTTATTCTCCTATTATAGAATCATAAAAGAAGAATGATCAAATGTACATAAAAAATATCACCTACATTGATATGAAACTATAGATATTGACAACATTAGCTAACCTTAGCCCATTCCATGATGAAGTCATCCCCAAAATCTTTTTCACCATTTAAAAAaaggtcatcatcatcatcctctgATGCTATGCTTCTGGCTGGACTGCCAAAGATAACAATATATTATTTACCAGGTAAAATGCAAATAGCTTGTAATTAAGATAACTATTGAAGTATCTGACTTGTTCTAAACAAACGAAGAACTATAGAGATGTTTCTATGAATACATCAAAATCAGATAAGATGATGTCTTTCCAAGTACTAGTTTACATCATAAAATAAGCAAATCTAGGCATAAACGAGCAAAAAATATAAGTCGACCGATTTTTGTTTTATCCAGcaaaaatttccacaataaaaaaTAGGATAATCATAGATCTACCACCTGAAGATGGGTTCAGAACTCCCACGATGCTCCAATGTGAGTGTTCTAGAGGAGAAAGATGTCCCAACCTCTGGAGAAGCATGGCCATTTTCATAGCTTCCATTCCTCTTCTCCGGAGTACAATTCCCAGAGGCCTCAGAGCCATAATCATCACAATGTTGTAAATGTTTTCTATCATCCTTATCTATATCCCTTACTTGACTAAAATCTGACGCCTCACTAGGAGC
This genomic interval carries:
- the LOC107405233 gene encoding uncharacterized protein LOC107405233 isoform X2, translating into MGAKEDGEGNGDGNEDRPQSPVWVLQQISEEAIRVAGEALQNVYSGNSSFPPLAAGHRRARSEIGTTGHRRSNSLQRLKSHVQRAWRWGNSSREDGGRSSFNPEILANQKRQWYQLHPKAMDQMKYQDPTSLFEHFIVAGLHPDTNLEIVEETYAKRKKWELEMTKSELVDFKMLQQRGPPLPKLEPQILFKYPPGKRLPMRMKDLAAFCFPEGVKAQLLERTPSLSDLNELVYGQEHLGRDDSSFIFSLKVADNATLYGVCLHVLEIVQRAPGILGVSSPTSHSSGGFSRFLVSAPRCYCVLTRVPFFELHYEMLNSIIAQERLNRITQFVSEMSLTNFVPSIPKMHDQMHDSAAAAGIISDDEIPSHLLKIWESHSPESIAPSEASDFSQVRDIDKDDRKHLQHCDDYGSEASGNCTPEKRNGSYENGHASPEVGTSFSSRTLTLEHRGSSEPIFSPARSIASEDDDDDLFLNGEKDFGDDFIMEWAKENKNDLLQIVCGYHALPLPRQGSELVFQPLEHLQSIEYRRPPISVLGLYAKYSDSFELPEKINARLAAAEEALALSIWTTATICRVLSLESVLALVAGVLLEKQVVILCPNLGVLSATVLSFIPMIVPFQWQSLMLPVLPGRMLDFLDAPVPFIVGLQHKPADLKIKTSNLVLANVTKDQVKMCHLPTLPRYKELVSKLSPIHDRLSHESSIATRHPVYRCNEMQADAAAQFLKVMRWYLESLCADLRLHTITSVQSNNDRVSLLLKDSFIDSFSSRDRPFIKLFVDTQMFTVLSDNRLSSFEDGNS
- the LOC107405233 gene encoding uncharacterized protein LOC107405233 isoform X1 produces the protein MGAKEDGEGNGDGNEDRPQSPVWVLQQISEEAIRVAGEALQNVYSGNSSFPPLAAGHRRARSEIGTTGHRRSNSLQRLKSHVQRAWRWGNSSREDGGRSSFNPEILANQKRQWYQLHPKAMDQMKYQDPTSLFEHFIVAGLHPDTNLEIVEETYAKRKKWELEMTKSELVDFKMLQQRGPPLPKLEPQILFKYPPGKRLPMRMKDLAAFCFPEGVKAQLLERTPSLSDLNELVYGQEHLGRDDSSFIFSLKVADNATLYGVCLHVLEIVQRAPGILGVSSPTSHSSGGFSRFLVSAPRCYCVLTRVPFFELHYEMLNSIIAQERLNRITQFVSEMSLTNFVPSIPKMHDQMHDSGRSSERESFSDWMTSAITVDSAATLAAAAAGIISDDEIPSHLLKIWESHSPESIAPSEASDFSQVRDIDKDDRKHLQHCDDYGSEASGNCTPEKRNGSYENGHASPEVGTSFSSRTLTLEHRGSSEPIFSPARSIASEDDDDDLFLNGEKDFGDDFIMEWAKENKNDLLQIVCGYHALPLPRQGSELVFQPLEHLQSIEYRRPPISVLGLYAKYSDSFELPEKINARLAAAEEALALSIWTTATICRVLSLESVLALVAGVLLEKQVVILCPNLGVLSATVLSFIPMIVPFQWQSLMLPVLPGRMLDFLDAPVPFIVGLQHKPADLKIKTSNLVLANVTKDQVKMCHLPTLPRYKELVSKLSPIHDRLSHESSIATRHPVYRCNEMQADAAAQFLKVMRWYLESLCADLRLHTITSVQSNNDRVSLLLKDSFIDSFSSRDRPFIKLFVDTQMFTVLSDNRLSSFEDGNS